From the Spartinivicinus poritis genome, one window contains:
- the thiC gene encoding phosphomethylpyrimidine synthase ThiC, giving the protein MSRRENQQKAQDFIENLSSLPFPNSEKIYIRGSQDDIQVAMRQINLTDTLVGGTKTNPQYEPNQPVPVYDTSGPYTDPTVTIDVHKGLSALRKNWIAARNDTDELNSVTSRYAQQRLADEGLDHLRFEHLPKPLRAKPGANVTQMHYARQGMITPEMEYIAIRENMGRERVHSEMLKQQHPGQHFGANLPENITPEFVRKEVAEGRAIIPANINHPEAEPMIIGRNFLVKVNANIGNSAVTSSIEEEVEKLVWATRWGADTVMDLSTGRNIHETREWILRNSPVPIGTVPIYQALEKVKGVAEDLTWEVFRDTLIEQAEQGVDYFTIHAGVLLRYVPMTAKRVTGIVSRGGSIMAKWCLSHHQENFAYTHFEEICEICKAYDVSLSLGDGLRPGSVADANDEAQFAELKTLGELTQVAWQHDVQVIIEGPGHIPMHMIKENMDLQLEHCHEAPFYTLGPLVTDIAPGYDHITSGVGAALIGWYGCAMLCYVTPKEHLGLPNKEDVKTGMVTYKIAAHAADLAKGHPGAQIRDNAMSKARFEFRWEDQFNLALDPDTAKAFHDETLPQESGKVAHFCSMCGPKFCSMKISQDVRDYAAEQERKGIKIQLVDETITLDAEAGMRQKSAEFKASGAEIYQLPVGKE; this is encoded by the coding sequence AATCTGACCGACACCTTAGTGGGGGGCACTAAAACGAATCCGCAGTATGAACCAAACCAACCTGTGCCAGTGTACGACACTTCTGGTCCTTATACAGACCCGACAGTAACAATTGATGTGCACAAAGGGTTGTCTGCTTTACGAAAAAACTGGATAGCGGCGCGCAATGATACGGATGAGCTGAACAGTGTTACCTCCCGTTATGCTCAGCAGCGTTTAGCCGATGAGGGGCTGGATCATTTACGTTTTGAACACTTGCCCAAACCGCTTCGGGCCAAACCCGGTGCTAATGTCACTCAAATGCATTATGCCCGTCAGGGCATGATTACCCCTGAAATGGAATATATTGCTATTCGTGAAAATATGGGGCGAGAGCGGGTGCATAGTGAAATGTTGAAGCAACAACACCCTGGCCAACATTTTGGTGCAAATTTGCCAGAAAACATTACCCCTGAATTTGTTCGTAAAGAAGTGGCTGAAGGGCGCGCCATTATACCTGCCAATATTAACCACCCAGAAGCGGAGCCAATGATTATTGGCCGCAATTTCTTAGTGAAGGTCAATGCTAATATTGGTAATTCGGCGGTTACATCATCCATTGAAGAAGAAGTGGAAAAACTGGTTTGGGCAACCCGATGGGGTGCAGATACCGTGATGGATTTATCCACGGGCCGTAATATTCACGAAACCCGAGAGTGGATTTTACGGAACTCCCCTGTGCCTATTGGTACAGTACCTATTTATCAAGCGTTGGAAAAAGTAAAAGGGGTAGCAGAGGATCTTACTTGGGAGGTTTTTCGCGATACGTTAATTGAACAAGCAGAGCAGGGGGTGGATTATTTTACTATTCATGCTGGTGTTTTGCTGCGTTATGTACCAATGACGGCTAAACGAGTAACAGGCATTGTTTCTCGTGGTGGCTCGATCATGGCAAAGTGGTGTTTATCTCACCATCAAGAAAACTTTGCTTACACGCATTTTGAAGAAATCTGTGAAATATGTAAGGCATATGATGTATCTCTGTCGTTAGGCGACGGGTTGCGTCCAGGCTCGGTGGCAGATGCCAATGATGAAGCTCAGTTTGCCGAATTAAAAACCTTAGGTGAATTAACCCAAGTAGCCTGGCAGCATGATGTGCAAGTAATTATTGAAGGGCCAGGGCATATCCCCATGCACATGATTAAAGAAAATATGGACTTGCAACTGGAACACTGCCATGAAGCACCTTTTTATACATTAGGCCCGTTAGTGACGGATATTGCACCAGGCTATGATCATATTACTTCTGGCGTAGGTGCTGCGTTAATTGGTTGGTATGGTTGTGCGATGTTGTGTTATGTCACCCCAAAAGAGCATTTGGGGCTGCCTAATAAAGAAGACGTCAAAACGGGTATGGTGACCTATAAAATTGCCGCCCATGCAGCGGATTTAGCTAAAGGCCATCCAGGCGCACAAATCCGTGATAATGCCATGTCGAAAGCCCGTTTTGAGTTCCGTTGGGAAGATCAGTTTAATTTAGCGCTAGATCCTGATACTGCAAAAGCCTTCCATGATGAAACGTTACCACAAGAATCTGGCAAAGTAGCCCATTTTTGCTCAATGTGTGGGCCAAAATTCTGTTCAATGAAAATCTCTCAGGATGTCCGTGATTATGCTGCAGAACAAGAGCGCAAAGGCATTAAAATCCAATTGGTAGATGAAACTATCACCCTGGATGCAGAAGCAGGTATGCGACAGAAGTCGGCTGAATTTAAAGCCAGTGGTGCTGAAATTTATCAGCTACCGGTAGGGAAAGAGTAA
- the thiS gene encoding sulfur carrier protein ThiS, whose protein sequence is MELSITVNDNPHQLDGPCTVVELLTLLDQSAKGVAVAINDNIISRSQWQQHQLKANDQVVLFKAIAGG, encoded by the coding sequence ATGGAGTTAAGCATTACGGTTAATGATAATCCTCATCAGTTAGATGGCCCTTGTACGGTTGTAGAACTATTAACATTACTTGACCAGTCTGCAAAAGGGGTTGCCGTGGCAATTAATGACAACATTATTAGCCGTAGTCAATGGCAGCAACATCAATTGAAGGCAAATGATCAAGTAGTGCTGTTTAAAGCAATCGCTGGTGGGTAA
- a CDS encoding thiazole synthase — protein sequence MLTIADKTFQSRLFTGTGKFNDKTTMVAALQASGSELVTMALKRVDLDNQADDILQPLIANGMNLLPNTSGARTAKEAVFAAKLAREALETNWIKLEIHPDPRYLLPDPIETLKATEILVKEGFVVLPYIHADPVLCKRLEEVGTAAVMPLGSPIGSNKGLKTQEFLAIIIEQSKVPVIVDAGLGAPSHAAAAMEMGADAVLVNTAMAVAADPVVMSRAFALAVEAGRMAFESGLASEQSQAVASSPLTAFLEDAV from the coding sequence ATGTTAACCATTGCAGATAAAACATTTCAGTCTCGGTTATTTACCGGGACTGGCAAATTTAATGATAAAACCACCATGGTCGCGGCGTTACAGGCGTCTGGTTCTGAGTTAGTGACGATGGCTTTAAAGCGGGTTGATTTAGATAACCAAGCTGATGATATCTTACAGCCATTAATTGCGAATGGAATGAATTTATTACCTAATACATCAGGAGCACGCACGGCAAAAGAAGCGGTATTTGCTGCGAAATTAGCAAGGGAAGCGTTGGAAACCAACTGGATAAAATTGGAAATTCACCCAGACCCGCGCTATTTATTGCCGGACCCGATTGAAACCTTAAAAGCAACTGAAATATTAGTAAAAGAAGGTTTTGTGGTGTTGCCGTATATTCATGCTGACCCAGTATTATGTAAACGCTTGGAAGAAGTCGGCACGGCTGCAGTGATGCCATTGGGCTCACCGATAGGTTCTAATAAAGGGTTAAAAACCCAGGAATTCCTGGCGATTATTATCGAGCAGTCAAAAGTGCCGGTTATTGTGGATGCCGGTTTAGGCGCACCCAGTCATGCAGCTGCGGCTATGGAAATGGGAGCAGATGCCGTATTAGTGAATACGGCGATGGCTGTGGCTGCTGATCCAGTCGTCATGAGTCGTGCTTTTGCTTTAGCAGTGGAAGCAGGGCGTATGGCGTTTGAATCAGGGTTAGCTAGCGAGCAATCACAAGCGGTTGCTTCAAGCCCATTAACGGCATTTTTAGAGGATGCCGTATGA
- the thiH gene encoding 2-iminoacetate synthase ThiH yields the protein MSFNERLQQINWDESRLSIMSKTTADVERALSRQRLSLDDFQALISPAAEPFLERLAQRSMQLTRQRFGHTMQMYIPLYLSNLCANICSYCGFSIHNKIRRTTLSSEQLSAEIAAIKRMGFDHVLIVTGESEHRVGMAYFRQVLPLLKQAFSHISMEVQPLDQHEYEELIELGVDAVLVYQETYNPITYAKHHLKGKKQDFHYRIHTTDRLGAAGIHKIGIGALIGLEDWRTDCYHVAVHLDYLQRTYWKTKYSISFPRLRPCAGEFQPKSIMTDRQLVQLICAYRLFNPDVELSLSTRESAHFRNNVLPLGITSLSAGSSTQPGGYAEESQQALEQFEISDERSPAVMANVIKQKGFEVVWKDWDRSLSGL from the coding sequence ATGAGTTTTAACGAACGGTTGCAACAAATAAACTGGGATGAAAGCCGACTTTCTATCATGAGTAAAACCACGGCAGATGTCGAACGGGCGCTATCCCGCCAGCGATTATCACTTGATGATTTTCAAGCGCTTATTTCACCAGCGGCTGAACCGTTTTTGGAACGACTAGCACAACGGAGTATGCAGTTAACCCGCCAGCGGTTTGGTCATACAATGCAAATGTATATACCACTGTATCTGTCTAATTTGTGTGCAAATATATGCAGCTATTGTGGTTTTTCCATTCATAATAAAATCCGTCGTACCACATTAAGTAGTGAACAGCTAAGCGCTGAAATTGCAGCTATAAAACGGATGGGGTTTGATCATGTCCTTATTGTGACGGGAGAGTCTGAACATCGAGTAGGTATGGCTTATTTCCGTCAAGTGCTGCCCCTGTTAAAGCAAGCGTTTTCCCATATTTCTATGGAAGTGCAGCCATTAGATCAGCATGAATATGAAGAGCTGATCGAGTTGGGGGTTGATGCGGTTTTGGTTTATCAAGAAACCTATAACCCCATCACTTATGCAAAACATCATTTAAAAGGTAAAAAGCAAGATTTTCATTATCGTATCCATACCACCGACCGGTTAGGGGCAGCAGGGATTCATAAAATAGGAATTGGTGCCCTAATTGGCTTAGAGGATTGGCGTACTGACTGCTATCATGTGGCTGTTCATTTAGATTATTTACAACGTACTTATTGGAAAACTAAATATTCGATTTCATTTCCTCGGTTGCGTCCCTGTGCTGGCGAGTTTCAACCCAAGTCAATTATGACCGATCGCCAATTGGTCCAATTAATTTGTGCTTATCGGCTATTTAACCCAGATGTTGAACTATCACTCTCAACCCGAGAATCCGCTCATTTTCGAAATAATGTATTACCTTTAGGGATAACCAGTTTAAGTGCAGGCTCCAGCACCCAACCCGGTGGTTATGCAGAAGAAAGTCAGCAGGCTTTGGAACAGTTTGAAATATCTGATGAAAGAAGCCCAGCTGTCATGGCAAATGTCATTAAACAAAAAGGCTTTGAAGTGGTATGGAAAGATTGGGATAGAAGTTTGAGTGGTTTATAA
- a CDS encoding ferritin-like domain-containing protein, whose translation METEKSKNITALKNRDPKYISTDMSAVKALVQAAVNVELFTIPLYMTTLYSIKGMHEINSNNQLYLGRQWPGSAPAAKPATENEKAFNTIYSVFIDEMLHLQLAANIASSVGVAPTFTSRELQDENAGWICYGDDKTTIPHILDLRDTKHYSHVKVKLGPVDENQLDLFLAIEEPSDIAEEELGTDKHFKNCQIKYELCRDKYFPSVPFKGWQEDYNESNLPLFGSIGYMYKCLTQYLEIRYSDNTTLWEALYQPVSMQRDQFNAVDSGHPYEEYPKFDATVKNKIKGSAKHTAEVAKKKVFTMINAITDQGEGSTVAPTLDFLTATAKNIVERLISRALTNDHLKQKLKEILAFINNEPNAKLPKVEGEDTNLLDLQNIRTLISSHLEKEQNKSDRDLVLALKTIPLEDHLLKIQHLRSVKVKYRPDKLALEKDYPSYSAKGQLEYNHSNIAAARADNGMDDHYERFIEVKSKLGQIMTWKRWHADPENHWTADDLKTEYYDCNKYQDSLPDPNDIACALNKLKLEEQESNYRLFSQTAVGTIYGITSVLNQYWQSPNTEFPSPSMFGSGDRVSICWAIFGKAPDLSLGIEKVEPGKMYHACQGLSYTGDATQDCASKAVYHSCKGSNQCKGQGGCGFVHSVSGGGNCSSSGNTGTDSSLYTAPGNNFCNGFGGCAVPMSAAQLYPHSGEMQVNKFTGPDCEFTALKEPIKFEEGESVYQIAWKAYCKSLEASGKTPPSSPPAVSDLRLAFPPST comes from the coding sequence ATGGAAACAGAAAAAAGTAAAAATATAACCGCGCTTAAAAATCGTGATCCTAAATATATCAGTACAGATATGTCTGCGGTAAAAGCACTGGTTCAAGCTGCTGTTAACGTAGAACTTTTTACTATTCCTCTGTACATGACAACTCTTTACTCTATCAAAGGGATGCATGAAATTAATTCTAATAACCAGCTTTATTTAGGTCGCCAATGGCCGGGTTCAGCGCCAGCCGCAAAACCAGCAACTGAAAATGAAAAAGCATTTAATACTATTTATAGTGTTTTTATCGATGAAATGCTGCATTTACAGTTAGCTGCAAATATAGCCAGCAGTGTAGGTGTTGCACCCACATTTACCAGTAGAGAACTACAGGATGAAAATGCAGGTTGGATTTGCTATGGTGATGATAAAACGACCATTCCTCACATTTTGGATCTGCGTGATACCAAACACTATAGTCATGTAAAAGTGAAGTTAGGGCCAGTGGATGAGAATCAGTTAGACCTATTTCTGGCAATAGAAGAGCCCTCTGATATTGCTGAAGAAGAATTGGGTACAGATAAACACTTTAAAAACTGCCAGATTAAATACGAATTATGTCGTGATAAGTATTTTCCTTCAGTCCCCTTTAAAGGCTGGCAAGAAGATTACAATGAGAGTAACCTACCATTGTTTGGTTCCATTGGTTATATGTATAAGTGTTTAACCCAATACCTTGAAATTAGGTATAGCGATAATACAACTCTTTGGGAAGCCCTTTATCAGCCAGTTTCTATGCAACGTGATCAGTTTAATGCAGTGGATAGTGGACACCCATATGAGGAGTACCCTAAATTTGATGCAACTGTTAAGAATAAAATTAAGGGTAGTGCAAAACATACTGCAGAAGTGGCTAAGAAAAAAGTCTTTACCATGATTAATGCGATTACTGATCAGGGTGAAGGCAGTACGGTTGCCCCTACTTTAGACTTTCTTACTGCTACTGCAAAAAATATCGTTGAGCGGCTTATTAGTAGAGCACTGACTAATGATCATTTAAAGCAAAAATTGAAAGAAATATTGGCTTTTATTAATAATGAACCTAATGCCAAACTACCTAAAGTAGAAGGAGAAGATACCAATCTGCTGGATTTACAAAATATTCGCACTTTAATTTCCAGTCATTTAGAAAAAGAACAGAATAAGTCAGACCGAGACTTAGTCTTAGCCTTAAAGACCATACCCTTGGAAGATCACTTATTAAAAATACAACACCTAAGAAGTGTTAAGGTCAAGTATCGCCCTGATAAATTAGCCTTGGAAAAAGATTATCCCAGCTATTCAGCTAAAGGTCAGTTAGAGTACAATCATAGTAATATCGCAGCTGCTCGTGCTGATAATGGCATGGATGACCATTATGAACGATTTATCGAGGTTAAAAGTAAGCTTGGTCAAATTATGACTTGGAAAAGGTGGCATGCTGATCCAGAGAATCACTGGACGGCAGATGATTTAAAAACTGAATATTATGATTGTAATAAATACCAAGATTCTTTACCTGATCCAAATGATATTGCTTGTGCTTTAAATAAACTCAAGTTAGAAGAACAGGAATCAAATTACCGGCTATTCAGTCAAACGGCTGTAGGTACTATCTATGGTATTACCAGTGTATTAAATCAATACTGGCAAAGTCCAAATACGGAATTTCCTTCGCCATCAATGTTTGGTTCAGGTGACCGAGTCTCTATTTGCTGGGCTATATTTGGCAAAGCCCCTGATTTGTCACTGGGGATTGAAAAGGTTGAGCCAGGTAAAATGTATCATGCATGCCAAGGGCTAAGTTATACTGGAGATGCTACACAAGATTGTGCTTCTAAAGCCGTTTATCATAGTTGTAAGGGCTCTAACCAGTGTAAAGGACAGGGCGGTTGTGGTTTTGTACACAGTGTGAGTGGCGGGGGAAATTGTTCTAGCAGTGGAAATACAGGCACTGATTCCTCGCTTTATACGGCGCCGGGCAATAATTTTTGTAATGGTTTTGGTGGTTGTGCGGTGCCAATGTCTGCTGCACAGCTGTATCCTCATAGTGGTGAAATGCAAGTAAATAAATTTACTGGGCCTGATTGTGAGTTTACAGCATTAAAAGAGCCTATAAAATTTGAAGAGGGGGAGTCTGTATATCAAATTGCCTGGAAAGCATATTGTAAGTCACTTGAAGCGAGTGGTAAAACACCACCAAGCTCACCACCAGCGGTGAGTGATTTACGCTTAGCATTTCCTCCTTCCACATGA
- a CDS encoding DUF692 domain-containing protein, whose amino-acid sequence MISEKQSCQRRLGLTNLGLGVGLRNQHFPYLMQNEPQVDWLEIISENFIDNYGYDRYVLNLLREKVPIVMHGVSLSIGSSDPLDRDYLNKLKQLADEIQVQWVSDHLCWTGIAGINTHDLLPMPLTEESLLYVAERVKQVQDFLERPLILENPSTYVQFTQSTLTEWEFLSELTELTACGLLLDVNNVFVSAYNHGFDPGVYIENLPHENIVQVHLAGPTKNGDCLIDTHDQPVPREVWLLYQRVHHLTGGVSTLLEWDANIPDYPQLIEEVFKAKRVINGQIPNTAVFESTQQMISNPVNFQLGSAGESIKTNQ is encoded by the coding sequence ATGATAAGCGAAAAACAATCCTGTCAACGACGCCTGGGCCTGACTAATTTAGGCTTAGGCGTCGGGCTTAGAAATCAGCACTTTCCCTATCTGATGCAAAATGAGCCGCAGGTCGACTGGCTTGAAATTATCAGTGAAAACTTTATCGATAATTATGGCTATGATCGTTATGTGTTAAATTTGCTTAGAGAGAAAGTGCCAATTGTTATGCATGGGGTTTCGCTATCGATTGGTAGTAGTGACCCTTTAGATAGGGACTACCTGAATAAATTAAAACAACTGGCTGATGAAATACAGGTCCAATGGGTTTCTGATCATTTATGCTGGACAGGCATTGCAGGCATTAATACCCATGACCTGTTGCCTATGCCGTTAACTGAAGAGTCATTGCTGTATGTCGCAGAGCGTGTTAAGCAAGTGCAAGATTTTCTGGAGCGCCCCCTTATTTTGGAAAACCCAAGTACTTATGTACAGTTTACGCAGTCTACATTAACAGAGTGGGAATTTCTTAGTGAGCTAACGGAATTGACAGCCTGTGGCTTGTTGTTGGATGTCAATAATGTCTTTGTGTCTGCCTATAATCATGGGTTTGATCCAGGGGTTTATATTGAAAATTTACCGCATGAAAACATTGTTCAAGTACATTTAGCAGGCCCAACAAAAAATGGTGACTGTTTAATTGATACTCATGATCAGCCTGTTCCTAGAGAGGTTTGGCTTCTTTATCAGCGTGTGCATCATCTGACAGGAGGTGTTTCTACCTTATTAGAGTGGGATGCTAATATACCCGATTACCCTCAATTAATAGAGGAGGTATTTAAAGCAAAGCGAGTGATTAATGGACAAATACCCAACACAGCTGTTTTTGAATCAACACAACAGATGATTTCAAATCCGGTTAACTTTCAGTTAGGTAGCGCAGGTGAGTCAATTAAAACTAACCAGTGA
- a CDS encoding DNA-binding domain-containing protein, whose product MSQLKLTSEPGNQQALWDKDNSLKISLDKHQQWFQAVTTYNRGLYYGLQAAEQQYDLTAEQVVVAGHLDSKHRLAIYANGYVARLLECLRADYSALCRMLGQSLFDTFACAYITETPSKSFTLFELGKGFPDFLARTRPCGDNISPELEKQLLLPIELAKLERQRVEVIRCVGHENDTNTYFDLEILPVIDNSSVALSKTARLGCYSFPLVEYLQKLDSQQAANPPEPKLDYLIVYRSNYRVKIESITNWQYEFLLACKNKTSINQVVKATASRCGITYQSLLTDIYLWLPQTLLRGILHLS is encoded by the coding sequence GTGAGTCAATTAAAACTAACCAGTGAACCTGGTAATCAACAAGCATTATGGGATAAAGATAATTCACTCAAGATAAGTCTTGATAAACACCAGCAATGGTTTCAAGCAGTAACAACCTATAACAGGGGACTTTACTATGGACTACAAGCGGCAGAACAACAGTATGATTTAACCGCTGAGCAAGTGGTTGTGGCAGGCCATTTAGACAGCAAGCATCGTTTAGCTATTTATGCAAATGGCTATGTAGCTAGATTGCTAGAGTGTTTACGAGCTGACTACTCTGCATTATGTAGAATGCTAGGTCAATCACTGTTTGACACCTTTGCTTGCGCTTATATTACGGAAACACCTTCTAAATCTTTCACATTGTTTGAGCTGGGTAAAGGTTTTCCTGACTTTTTAGCGCGTACTCGACCTTGTGGGGATAATATTTCCCCTGAACTTGAAAAACAGTTATTACTGCCGATTGAGTTGGCTAAGCTGGAACGACAGCGTGTAGAAGTGATACGGTGTGTTGGTCATGAAAATGACACAAATACCTACTTTGATCTTGAAATATTGCCTGTCATTGACAACTCATCTGTGGCTTTATCTAAAACAGCTCGACTGGGGTGCTATTCATTTCCACTGGTTGAATATCTGCAAAAACTGGACTCCCAACAGGCAGCTAACCCACCTGAACCAAAACTAGACTATCTAATTGTTTATCGAAGCAACTACCGAGTTAAAATAGAATCAATCACAAACTGGCAATATGAGTTTTTATTAGCCTGTAAGAATAAAACATCTATTAATCAAGTTGTTAAAGCGACAGCTAGCAGGTGTGGTATAACCTATCAGTCATTATTAACTGATATCTATCTCTGGTTACCGCAAACTTTGCTAAGGGGGATATTGCACTTATCATGA
- a CDS encoding ABC transporter substrate-binding protein — protein MPKKLITSLLATLSFLSVADTNRVNILMVLWRGDTPAEIGFKQQLNNYGYDVWYTVFDAKQNRDDLVWFVQSEIKPNLKYYDYIYTFGTTVSSLVKQRQVSTVPQLFMVVTDPIKAGLVKSLTKPVGGNITGTTSTVSLYKQLYNAKKLLAFTKVGFIFNPRELNSQYISNKLFSLQSELGFEVKRFRIKPDKAASINDFNIIMKKIVNAGINTVYLSSDSFLLSKRRLIAKSLLSYKLKSIASEEAFVLAGALLGTVASYEKLGQQAADIVHKHQQGEKIANMKVIMPQQVKFIINANTLKKIGLEVNPTQLKDVTFIGSG, from the coding sequence ATGCCAAAAAAGCTTATAACTTCATTATTAGCAACACTTAGCTTTCTAAGTGTTGCAGATACTAATCGTGTCAATATTTTAATGGTTTTATGGCGTGGAGATACTCCCGCAGAAATTGGTTTTAAGCAGCAACTTAATAACTATGGATACGATGTTTGGTATACTGTTTTTGATGCAAAGCAAAACAGAGACGATTTAGTTTGGTTTGTCCAGTCTGAAATAAAACCAAACCTAAAATACTATGACTACATTTATACATTTGGTACAACAGTTTCGAGTCTGGTAAAACAAAGACAAGTTTCTACAGTCCCACAACTATTTATGGTTGTCACTGATCCTATTAAAGCAGGGCTTGTCAAGTCATTAACGAAACCAGTTGGAGGAAACATAACAGGCACTACTAGCACTGTCTCATTATATAAGCAGTTATATAATGCTAAAAAGCTACTGGCTTTCACTAAAGTTGGTTTTATATTTAACCCTAGAGAACTAAATTCTCAGTATATATCAAACAAACTCTTTAGTTTACAGTCAGAATTGGGTTTTGAAGTTAAGCGCTTTAGAATCAAGCCTGACAAAGCAGCATCTATTAATGATTTTAATATAATAATGAAAAAAATTGTCAATGCAGGCATTAATACTGTCTATTTATCCAGTGATAGTTTTCTATTATCAAAGCGCAGGCTGATAGCTAAATCACTCTTATCTTACAAACTTAAATCTATCGCATCTGAGGAGGCATTTGTGCTAGCTGGTGCGTTGTTAGGTACTGTTGCCAGCTATGAAAAGCTGGGACAGCAAGCGGCTGACATTGTTCACAAACATCAGCAAGGTGAGAAGATTGCAAACATGAAAGTTATTATGCCCCAACAAGTAAAGTTTATTATTAATGCAAATACGTTAAAAAAAATTGGGCTAGAAGTTAACCCTACTCAGCTAAAGGATGTAACTTTTATCGGCAGTGGTTGA
- a CDS encoding substrate-binding periplasmic protein, with protein MKSIMNCFFCFLIWVQVSIANEHIKIITEYFPPYSIYIDGQLEGISTEVVKAVLNDLKLNGLEIIVYPWVRAYNTALTEKNTLIFPLGRNNRRETLFKWVGVISPAQFYLFSLHNRDDILIASLNEAQKYTLGTVINDVREQYLIDKGFKVGTEIFTALNHDQNLLKLLKGRIDLWPMNELAAYYLVKKRKLLPKYTIKKVFHLADLSTEGYYMAFNKDTDNNIVSQFRKSLNKIKQKGVYKNIISSYLVDD; from the coding sequence ATGAAGTCAATAATGAACTGTTTTTTTTGTTTTCTAATATGGGTGCAAGTTTCTATTGCTAATGAGCATATTAAGATTATAACTGAATATTTCCCTCCTTATAGTATTTATATCGATGGTCAGCTAGAAGGTATAAGCACAGAAGTTGTTAAAGCGGTGCTAAATGATTTGAAATTGAATGGTTTGGAAATAATTGTTTACCCCTGGGTGAGGGCCTATAATACTGCCTTGACTGAGAAAAATACGTTAATATTCCCGCTAGGGAGAAACAATCGACGAGAAACACTTTTTAAGTGGGTAGGAGTTATTTCTCCTGCTCAATTTTATTTATTTTCGTTGCATAATAGAGATGATATTTTAATCGCTTCCTTAAATGAAGCACAAAAGTACACACTAGGCACTGTAATAAATGATGTTAGAGAGCAGTACTTGATTGATAAAGGATTTAAGGTAGGTACTGAGATTTTTACTGCACTGAATCATGATCAAAATCTGCTCAAGCTGCTTAAAGGGCGCATTGACTTATGGCCGATGAATGAGCTAGCAGCCTATTATTTAGTAAAAAAAAGAAAGCTTTTACCAAAATATACTATAAAAAAAGTGTTTCACCTAGCTGACTTGTCTACGGAAGGATATTATATGGCTTTTAATAAAGATACAGATAATAATATAGTTTCTCAATTTAGGAAGAGTCTTAATAAAATTAAACAAAAAGGAGTTTACAAAAATATTATTAGCTCCTATTTGGTAGATGATTAG